AGGGAAAAGTATTAAATCAAAAGACCAATCAGCCGCTTTCTGCTGATATTCGTTATGAAATTCTTCCCGATGGAAAAGAAGCCGGAATGGCACGTTCAAACCCACTGACAGGTGAATACAGCATAATACTTCCTGCCGGAAATATCTACGGTTTTTTGGGTAGGTCGAAGGGATTTGCCTCAGTTAATCAAAACATTGACCTAAAAAATATTAAGCAGTATAATGAATTGAGAAGAGATTTATACCTTGTGCCTATAGAAGAAGGACAAATTGTAAGAATAAATAATATTTTCTTTAACTTTGCTGAATCTGAGCTTCTACCTGAGTCATATTCTGAGCTTTATCGTCTTGTTGATTTACTCAATCAAAACCCCGATATGAAAATTCAACTTAATGGACATACTGACAATGTCGGCAAAAGTAATTTCAATAAGACCTTATCGTTAAAGCGTGCTGAAGCTGTTGCTGATTTTCTTCAAGGATATAACATCAGTATGAGTAGAATCAAAATTCAAGGATTCGGTAGCACAAAACCAATTGATAATAATACTACCGATGAAGGCAGAGCTCAAAACCGACGCGTTGAATTTGTCATACTTGAAAAATAATCTACAAACTTCCTGCTTGTGGTGTGATGATTACTTCCTCAATCATAAGCCGGGGATTTAGTGATAACTTTATGTTTTCAAAAATTATTTCAGCAATTTCTTCCGGTAGCATCATTTTGCTGCCATAAGAAGCAGCGAAATCTTTATCCCAAATATCAGTCAGTGTAGCGCCGGGTAGAAAGTCTAAAATTTTGATTCCTTTTCCACGAACTTCCTTTCGAAGTGAACGTGAAAATGAAAGAAGTCCCGCTTTTGTAGCATTATATACGCTGCAATCTGCAAAATTTTCTATTGCTGCTATTGAAGAAATGTTAACAATTATTCCAAATTGATTTTTTAGCATATCTCCTAATAAATTATGAGTAAGTGAAATAGCTGATGATAAATTCAAATTTACCATATTGTAATTACTTTCAGAATTAGAACTTGCAAAATTACAAAAATCAGCCAAACCGGCGTTATTTACAAGCATATTTAATTCATACCGGCTTTTAATTTCATCAATTACAGCTTTTGTCCTGCTAAAATTTGTAATATCGCAACTGATATGAGTAAAATTTTGATGGAATGCCGCAAATTCACTCCGACCTAATGAAAACACTCTCGCACCGGCATTTAACAATGATTTTGCAACGGCAAGCCCAATTCCTTTATTTCCGCCACTTATCACAGCATTAATTTCGTTAAAAGATTTTTTATTCATTTAATTTTGTATTATGACTAACAAGTATTATTTTTAAAAAAATAAATTTACAAAAATCGTGAAGTATGAGTGAAAATATTATTTCAATAGATAGTGTTTTATATGATTTATTCGCAAAGCAACGATTTGGAATTAAGCCCGGGCTTGAGCGAACTCTTGCACTTTGCAATTCGCAGAATAGTCCTCAGAATAAATTTCGAAGTATTCATATAGCCGGAACAAACGGAAAAGGTTCGGTATGCTCGTCAAT
This window of the Ignavibacteriota bacterium genome carries:
- a CDS encoding SDR family oxidoreductase, with amino-acid sequence MNKKSFNEINAVISGGNKGIGLAVAKSLLNAGARVFSLGRSEFAAFHQNFTHISCDITNFSRTKAVIDEIKSRYELNMLVNNAGLADFCNFASSNSESNYNMVNLNLSSAISLTHNLLGDMLKNQFGIIVNISSIAAIENFADCSVYNATKAGLLSFSRSLRKEVRGKGIKILDFLPGATLTDIWDKDFAASYGSKMMLPEEIAEIIFENIKLSLNPRLMIEEVIITPQAGSL